In the Microscilla marina ATCC 23134 genome, AGTTTATGTCCATTCCCCCACCTTTGTGCTGTATCATTGGAAGCAATCACAAACTTGCCCTGTTTTTGTCTTAGTTGTTCATAGTGTGTGAGTTTGGTTAGTGGACACCCTGTAATACGATACCCTATGGTCTGTTTTTGAGCTCCTTTGGGAGGTTTACCTGGTTTTTTAAACCCCTTGACTTGTTGAAAATTCAGGTCTTCTATTGACAAGTACTGGCACTTTTTTGAAAATTGTTCCCAGGCTTTTTCTGCATCCTGTTTACAGCTAAAAACCTTTTTGCAAAGCTTGATAAAGTCTTGGTGCTCTTCACTGCTTTTTTTTAGGTAACGTTTTTTCAAACTATGAACATCCCGCTTATAACCTGCCTCAGAAAAGACAACCATCCATTCTTGTCTTACACCTCCATAGCTGTTGCATACTTTCTGGTAGCGGTAGTTTTTCAATTTTTCTTCTGTGAAGAATTGCATATGCTCTGGCTGTACCTGTAGGAGTAATTCTTGAACAGCAGTAAGCTTGGAAGGAACACGGGTGATCCAATAATGCCGACCTGAGATTTTACCGATGGTTTCCTCAGTGTATAAGGCACTATCTGCCACCCAACATATAGGCTGACCATTATTCTGCAAACGTTCTACATAATCATCAATGGTTTGACCAAAGCTTGTTTGGTCACTTGTATTGCCATGCAAACCTTCCATAAGCAAAGGTATGCCTGAGGAGTTTTCTACTACCAAGTTAAGCATTACCTGATTTAGGTCAGGGCGGTGATCCCGGCTGTAACCTTGGGTGATGTGAAGGCAAGAAACCTCTGCTTCGTTAAGTTCACTATTATATTGCCCTTCCAACCCAAAACTGGTCGCATCCAAGTGGCGAAACTCTGAGTCTACTTCTTCTGACAAACCCAGTATTTCATAACTCTGTGCAGCCAAATGGCTGAATAACTCACTTACACCAAAGGCATACAAATCATCCAAGCAACGACCAAGACGATCATCATTGAACATTTCTGCGCTTAGATTTTCTCCTAATAAGTGAGCAACAGGCTTATCAGAAAAAAAATGAGGACTCAGGTATAAGCGACGCTCGGCAAAACCTAAACCATTTAAAATCAAGGCTTTGACGCAAGTACCTGTGCTTACTTGATGAAGCCCATTGGTGTTAGGTAAAAGCTCATCTATTTTAGAGCTCAAGTTTAAACGATCACACATGCCACTTACCAACCCTAAGTGGTCAAGGTTTTTACTTATGGGAAATGATTGCATACCAAAAAGTAAAACTTTTGGTCGACATAAAAAAATAATGCTTTTGCAATCAAGTGATTACATCAATTATTTGTTTTCCCGAACATACGTGCGGAAAGTCGGCTAGAGGCGCCATTTAATGGGTAAGTGATCTGGAAAAAATAAGATGTTCCAATTCAAGAAAATATATTGTTCTCAGACGATTCAAAAAAACGGTGCATAGCCAAAACTATGAAACTTTTTTTTTGAGAAGAATGAGGGCAATAGATACACTTTAATGGCTCAAATTATTTATGAAAGATCACTAAGTCATTTTTTTCAATAAAAATACTCCTTTTCTTCTACTCCCTTCCACGCTTTTATTTGTCTTACGTATAAACCAATAAAACTTACTGTAGCATATATACTTATATGGCCATAGAAAATAAAGTACAACTTTGGGGTTTTCGCTTAGGGTGGTTAATGATTGTATTCTGGAGCATTGTGGTATTTTTGAATGTACTCGATTACTTTTCCTTTCGTACCGATGTAGAGTTTTTGCTTTGGAAGGGAAACCTGGTTCAAAACCTTACCTGGATGGCGTCTTTTTACGTACACATTACCTCTAGCATTATCTGTTTGGTTACTGGTCCTTTTCAGTTTGTACCCAGGTTGCGTCATCGTTACCCAAAACTTCACCGAAAGGTAGGCAAAGCGTATGTTTTTACTATCTTGTTTTTGGCTGCCCCCAGTGGTTTATATATGGCATTTTTTGCCAATGGAGGTTTTTGGGCACAATTGGCCTTTTTTATACTAGCATGGTTGTGGTTTATTACTACTTTTTTGGCCTTACAAACCGCTATTAAACGCGACTTTGTGGCACATCGCAAGTGGATGGTGCGAAGTTATGCATTGGTGTTTTCTGCAGTGACACTAAGGCTGTACATGCCTTTGCTCACCTATGGCATAGGGCAGTTTGGCTTGCCCACTATGGACCCAGAACTGGCGGTGGTGGTCACCTCCTGGATTAATTGGGTGCCTAATTTATTGATAGCCGAGTTGTTGTTGAGGTTAGCGCCTAAAAGTCTCTAAAATATATACAATTATTTAACAAATCGAAGTTATAATATCAAATTACAAGTATTATGAAGCATATAAAAAAAACTGTTTTAGGGGTGTCAACGTTGGCACTGGTAGTTCTTTTTACCACAGCAATGATTTCGCGTAGTGTTGATAAAATACCAGTAAAGGCGAAAACAACATTGATTGATAAAAAAGACCGGGTTCAATTGAGTTCCAGAGGGCGCTTGTTTGTGCACGAAAACTTAACGAAACCGTTGGCGAGGCGTTATAAAGTAAACCTCAAACGCCAGATGATTAGCCGTTGCCCTAGTGGTTTACGTTATGCCATATACGAGTCACCCGCAGAAGCGAGCCCTTATTTTGTAGGCAAGATGAGATTGTATTCGGGATGTAAAGGCAAAGTAGTATGCGAGTTTAGGGTAAATACTTCGGAAGATAAAATTGAGGTTTTTCAGGAAGATAAACAACGGTATGTTGCTGTATCAAACTGGATATTGGCGAGCTCATCTACAACTCAACAAGCACAAAAAAATTAAGTTTATAGCTTATGTATGCTTATAAAAACATCCTGTCATTGATTATCTCTGACAGGATGTTTTTTTATATAATGTGCTTAAATATATGACTGGCTTTTTGTTTAGTGAGTGGTTTTACTACAAAATCTATAACATTGGAATATGCCGAAGCTTGTTTTATTTCTTTTTCACGAGATGAAGAAGTAAGCATGATTATTTTAGTGTGCTGGCATAATGCCAATATTTTTAATTCTTCTAAAAATTCAAACCCATCCATTACAGGCATTTTTATATCTAAAAATATAAAGTCAGGGCAGGTATGTTGGAGGCATTTGATGGCCTCCTGACCATTAGTGGCTGACTCAACAGATTGAAAACCAAGCTCTGTGAGCATCTTTTTACATAAAAAATTAGTGATTTCGTCGTCGTCTACCAATAAAACCGTTGATTTATTCATTTCCCAGATAAATTTTGAATGTGGTTCCTTGATTCAATTTACTTGTTACTTCTATGAATCCACGATGGGATTCAACGATGGATTTTAGTATGTATAAACCTATACCTTTTCCTTCAACGTGGACATGTAAACGTTTGAATAGTCCAAATAGTTTGTCTTTCGATTTGCTTAAATCTATGCCTAAACCGTTGTCTTTTACCATGAGACATACTTGCCCATTATGCATAGTTGTACGTATTCTAATAGAAAGTGGACGATGAGCATCGCGGTATTTAATGGCATTGGTTAGTAAGTTTTGCATAATACTTTTGAGATGAAATAAAGGGTACTCTACCGACGGAGCGGCAGAAAAATCAGTGGTAATAGAGGCTTTTGCTTCCACAATTTGGGTTTCTAGGCTGGCTTTAACGTTGGCAAATAGTGCTTCAAAGCCAATAGACTCTTTTTGCATACCCATTTCCTGTTTAAGCGCAATTACTTCATTAAGGTTATTGAGGGTGTTTTGCATACGCACGACTGATAACTGCATCCTCTCGAAAACATCAAGGTTGTCTTCCTTTATTCCTTGAGCTTCCTCTATGAGCATCATTAATCCCTGTAGGTTTGCCAAAGGAGCCTTTAGATCATGCGAAGCTACATAGGTGAGCTCTTCCAGCTCTTTGTTCACTTTTTCCAATTGATTTTTCTTTCGGAGTAGTTCCTTTTCTACCTTTTTTCTATCACTAATGTCGGCAAATACATTGCATATAGCTGGTTGCCCTTTATACTCGATAGAAATACCTGAAATAAGGCAGTATTTGATATTATTTTTGAGGGTAACTATTTTCTCCTCTACTGGTGGTACATAGCTCCCTTTTTTAGCGTACAACTCTTTTATTCTCTCCGAAGCCACCTGCAGCGAGTCAGGGTGCAAAATATTTTGGATAGGTAAGTTCAATAGTTGGTCTTGGTGACTGGCTTCAAGGGTTTGTTTACTGAATGGATTAGCATAAATAATTTTACCTTTTGCATGTAGTACAATGCCTATGGGAGCCGATTCGGTAAGCGAGCGGTAACGCTCTTCGCTTTCTCGTAAATCTTTTTCCTTGATTTGCTTTTCTATGAGGTTTCCTATCCAGCGTGCCAATAGGTTGATAAACTCTCCAGCTACACTTGGGTAACCTGTATGAGCCTGAGTGCTGGTAATACATAGTGATCCGTATTTTTTGCCAAATACGTGAATAACTGTGCCTATGTATGACAAAACCTGGCTGTTTTTAGGTTTTATAGTCGCCCATTTTTTATCTTGAGTATTGGCAACCATTAATACATCATCTTTGCCTAGGGTGACTTTACACAACGTATCTGCTAAAGGAATAACCGTACCTGCTGGCATTTGATCTTGGGTGCTGTAACTATTGAGTACTATGAAATTTTCTTGGTTGACTGAGCTTACCATTCCAGTTTCAGCATTAAAAAATGTAGTGGTAAGCTTGAGCGCATTTTGTAGCTGTAAATCTATTTCCTCAGAGGCATTGCTGGTAATTTGATAGAGAAGTTGCATGTGCGCCTGGCGATCCATCAGAGATTTCTGTGCTTGTTTTTGCTCACTAATGTCTTGCATAATAGCCATGATGTGGGTTCCATCTGCTTTATTGATGATATTAGTGGATATAGAGATAACCCTTTGCGCCCCGCCTTTTTGTTCTATTATCCAAGACTCATTGCTAAGGTTATGGCCCTTCATTAGTTGCTCCATTCTTACACTTCCACTTATGTGAGTATGGGTAGCGTCAGGCAAGATAGTTTGGTACCAACCCAAAGTATTGATTTCCTTTAGCGTGTATCCGGTTATTTTTTCCATTTGCTGATTCCACACTGTAAATCTTATATAAGGATATTGACTGGTTTGATGAAATACAGAGATACCTTCAGCAGCATATTGTATGATAGAGTCTACAAACTGTTTTTCTTTGATCAATTCTAGTTTATTTTGCACATTCTCGGTAATGTCATGCACAGTAGCAAGCAAGTAATTCGTATTATCAATGTACAGCGGATTAGAGTAGGCTTCTACATGTTTGACAAGCCCTGTTTTGGTGAGGTGCTTAAATTGGAACTTGTTTTTTTGTTGGTGTTTGGCTTGTTGCAATGATTTTACTACTCCTTTTTGATCCAGTAGGTTCAAGTCAGAGATTTTTAGTTGTACAAGTTCGTCGTAACTATAGCCATAAAATGCTTCGGCTGCCTGGTTAGCATCTACAATTTTGCTGGTATCAGGGTGAATTAAAAGCTTAACGGCTTTATCTTCTTTAAAATATTGACGAAAACGTTGTTCACTTTCCTTAAGTTTTACCTCTGATTGTATTCGGTTCATTTCGGCACCAATGCGCGTGGCAAATAATTCAAACAAAGAGGATGTATAAGAAGCATTGTCAATCGCTTGTTTGTACAAGGCAATGATAATACCCAGACTTTTGCCCTCAGAGTCAAAAATAGGAGTTCCCAGATAGCCCTCTACGCTCATTTCTGTCAGCATTTTATCTTCAGGAAATAGTTCTGCTACATTTTGTGGGTATACACAAGTGCTTTGTCCGGTTACATTGGCACAAGGGGTACCTTGCAAAACATAACAAAAGTTAGGAATTAGTTGATTGGTAGTACTAATTGTGATTGTTTGTATTTTCTGGTCTTGTGGTATGTTTTTTCCAATTACTACAAAATCAGCTGCTATTACCTGGCAAAGGCTTTGGGCAATTTGGTTGAAGTACGCCTGCCCTTTTTTATGTGCCGAATGATTGACAATGTCTTTGATGGCTTGTTCTCGTTTTTTTAAAATCTCATGAGCACTATTGTGTTGCTTTTCTTGGCTGATTAATCCAAACAATTTGGGGGAGGTGCTTTGGCCAGGGCGTAGTTCAAACACATCTTTAACCCAGATGGGAGGTTGGTTGGCTGGGCAAACCCTGTACTGAATTGTTTGAACGCCCCCTTTCTGCGTAGCTTGCTCATAGTATTGTTGTACAAACTGCAGGTCTTCCGGGTGTATACATTCCCAAAAGTTTGTGAGTTTTTTTGAAGTAAGTTGTGGTAATAAGGTAATGACCGACTGACTGACATATTTGAGGCTTAAGGGAGCAATAGTAGCCTCCCAAAAAATGGGTGTACTTTGGACAGGTGTATTTTGAGAGAAAGACGTATGTAGGGGGGTATTTTTCATAAAATTCATATTGGCTAAGTAAGAAACATTTGCTTATATGATGGTAGTATGATCAAAAAAACGTGACAACTGGAGCACTCATTTATACTTTCAATAAAAATGTACAAAACACTACAATGGATAATAGAGCCAGTCAGATTACTATCCAAACAACGTGATACTTTGGATTTAGGTTATTTCTTATCATACATCAATTTTTGGTAAAGATAAACCCTTTACTTTTGTATTAAATAAAGTTTAAGTCAGTAAGTGTTTGGTTATAAGCTGCTTACTACGACCTGACCCATTTTTTAATATAAATGTAATAAGCTCATGAAAAAGTTGTTATTTGTACTTACAAGCCACGACGAACTAGGGAATACTGGAGAGAAAACCGGATTTTGGATAGAAGAATTTGCCAGCCCTTATTATTTGTTGCAAGATAAAGGTTTTACGATTGATGTAGCTTCACCAAAAGGAGGACAAGTCCCTGTTGATCCTAAGAGCGCCTCGGCAGATTTTATGACGCCTGCTACTGAACGTTATAATAACGATGCAGCTACCCAAGAGGTATTAAGCAAAACCCTGAAGTTGGCAGACATCAATCAAGATGGATACGATGCCGTATTTTACCCTGGTGGGCATGGTCCTTTATGGGACTTGGCAGAAGATAAGGATTCTATTGCGTTGATTGAAAAGTTTTACCAGAACAATAAACCCGTCGCAGCTGTTTGTCACGCCCCAGCGGTGTTCAAACACACCAAAGCAGCCGATGGAAGTCCCTTGGTAAAAGGCAAGCAAGTAACGGGCTTTACCAATTCAGAAGAAGATGCAGTACAACTCACCGATGTGGTACCGTTTCTGGTAGAAAACATGCTCAAAGAAAATGGAGGAGTTTACTCTAAAGCGGAAGATTGGAGCCCTTATGCAATCACTGACGGTTTGTTGATTACAGGGCAAAACCCGGCTTCTTCGGAGTTGGTGGCAGAGAAACTACTAGAAGTTTTGAACTAAAGTAAGGCAAAGGCAAGTTGTTTTTTCGTGGCAACTTGCCTTTATTATATCGAGCTTGTTTAAGGTTTCTTCAAATGATTCAAAACTAGTTTTTTGATTACATGCTTTGTTGTGTAAATACTCATTTAGCTCTGCTAAACTCCGTTTTACACGCCTCGCCTGAAAATCAAAAATTAAATTTTTGCTATCAAAGCATAAACCGTAAACAAGTTCATCTTTTAAAGTCTAACTGTCAACTTTTACTCATCTCATTTATATGAAAACAGTATTACTCATTGCGCGAATTTTACTAGGCGTATTCATTACCTATGGTGGGATTAATCACTTCTTAAACCCTGCCCTGTATGCTCCTTTCATTCCTGATTTTTTGCCCGAAGCATTGGTAAACTACGGATCAGGTATATTAGAAATTATATTAGGAGTTGGCTTATTTGTTCCGGGTTATAAACAGTGGGCAGCCTTTGGTATATTTCTTCTAATGATTGCTTTTTTGCCCCTGCATGTCATAGATGTTTTTGCGGCAAATCCTGCCGTTGGTAGCAAGTCGGCTGCTTATATTCGTTTGCCAGTGCAGTTTGTCTTTATTGCCTGGGCTTGGTGGGTATGGAAAGATACTAAAAAGTAAAACTCAATAAGCCAATTGGCTTATTGGCTTATTGAGTTTTACTTTTTATGTTAGTAGTGCTATTGCTGATTTACTTCTGTTTAGGTAAAATCACTTTTTGCCCTTCAGGAATAGGCGATTTGTATGCATTACCTTTGGGCGTTTTCATAAAGTCAGCTTTGGCGGCTTTCAATAACCTGGCATTAGTGAGTAAACCAATCCCCGTAAGGGTCAATACTTTGGTGGCAACTTGTGCTCCAGACTTGTTGCGATTGTATCGATGTACGCCCATAATCAGGATTACTTGATGCTTAGTACTGGTAGCAATGACCAACCCTTTGGCTACTTGTTTTTCAGGGGTAAAACCAACAATGTAGCCATATAACAATTGAACAATGGTCGTTATTTAATTACTCTTTTTCTGCACAATTGCCCTAAACACCTGGTCTAACAATTTGTGTCGGGTATGGTTTATAATCAACTTTTTGTTCTCTGCCGAAGGGTAAATACGGTTGGATAAAAACACTACCAATACCTCCTCTTTGGGGTCTGCCCACACCACACAACCCGTAAAGCCAGAGTGCCCATAAGAAGCTTGTGAAAACAGGCTGGGCGTATACGAGTAGGGTTTTTCTGGTTTTTTGTCCCAGCCCAACCCTCGGCGGTTCCCCGCAAAATGTGCCCGGGTAAAAGTATCAATGGTGGCAGCTTCAAAGTAGCGAATGCCCCCATATTCGCCCTTTTGCAAGTGCATTTGTAAATACTTGGCAAGGTCATTTACATTAGAAAACAGCCCTGCGTGTCCCGCAACCCCTCCGTGCATGGCGGCACCTTGGTCGTGCACCGTACCTCGTATAATTTTTCGTCTAAAATAGCGGTCATATTCGGTAGGTACCAATCGAGCAGGCTTAAACCTTTGCAAAGGGGTATAGCCTAGAGTGCTCACTCCCAAGGTCTTGTATAAGTGTTGGTGCAGGTGTTTTTCTATAGGTTGCTTAAGTTGGTGCTCGGCAAGGCGCTTGAGCGTATAAAAACTCAAATCACTATAAGTATAGTCATAGCTTGCGGTATCATTTTTCTTTTTACGTAGTTTGGTATCAATGCTCCATTTCCAAAGGCTATCTTCGAGGCTTGCCTTGCCATAAATTCCCTGGGCTACCTGCAAAGGAAAAGCAGGGCTTTTGCGGTAACGATAATAGGTAGGACTCAATGTTTTGGTATGGGTAAGAGTACGTTTCCAGTAAGGCAAATAAGGCAACAAGCCTGCCTGGTGGGTCAATACTTCACGTACAGTCATTTGGTCTTTATTCGTGTTTTTTAGTTCTTTTAGATACTGTACTACCTTGGCATCCAGTTTTAGCGAGTCTTTTTCGTACAAGCACATAATAGCAGGCAAAGTACCCGCTACTTTAGTGATAGAGGCAATGTCGTAAATAGATTCCAGGGTGATTTTTACCCGACGAGCGTAAGTCTGATGCCCGTAAGCTTTGTGCCACACTACTTTACCTTTGCGTGCAACTATTACTTGACAACCCGGCATTTCGCCTTTTTTGATGGCTTTTGTAAGCAAGACATCTATTTTTCTTAAAGAGTCTTTATTCATTTGTACTTCTGCCGGAATGCCATACGCGAGTCTCTTAAGGCTTTGGGTAGTTACACCAGCCCCTTCTTTGAGCAATTTACCCGCCGATACAGGCAAACGTCCATTGACCCCAAATGCCCCAAACAACATTTGAGGCACCAGGCTTCTTGTAATTTTGTTGTCTTCGTAGGCACAAGTCAAGTACTCAGACTTTTCGAAGTGTTGCAAGCTATAGGCGGTGCCCAACACGTTAATGATCACCTTGGTGTGTCGTTCTAACTGCTTGATAAAGTCTATGGCATTTTTGTTTAGCCCATATTTACCCCGATTGCCGTGCTTACGCAAATCGTGGATGCTGACAATGACCACTTTGTGTTTTTTCGCTTTATTGAGCACCACATTGTAGTTCCATTTGCGGGCTTTCAAAGCATTGATGTGAAAATGGGTAAAGGAAGCGTAGTTATTTAATATTTGTTCCATATCGGTTTTGCGGCTTTTGCCAATATTTACTGAGGCAAAAGTGAGGGTGTCTAAACGACGAAAAGGGAGTAGACGATCTTTGTTTTTGACTATGGTCAAGGCCTTTTGATACAACTTGCGTTGCAATGCCTTGGCAGCAGGTGAGCGCAAATCGCGGTACAGATTTTTCAGCGAAAGCGGGGCAGGTTTTTTATTGAGCTTAAGTGAGTATTTAAAAGCCAGCACTTTTTTTACCTTTTGGTCTATAGCGGTTTGGCTTATTTTCTTTTGCAAAATTCCTTTTTGAATTACTTCAATGGCTTTTTTTACATTCTCAGGAGCGAGCAATACATCATTGCCTGCAATGAGCGCCTGAAGGTCTACCTCGCCGGGCTTGTAAAAATTAGTAACTGCCTTCATGTTCAAAGCATCGGTAAAAATAAGCCCTTGGTAGCCCAGTTTTTCTTTCAATAATTTAGTTACTACATTTTTAGAGAGCGTAGTAGGGCGGTTTTGTGCCGAATCGTAAGCGGGTAAATTCAAGTGAGCCACCATCATGCTTTTTACTCCATGTTTGATCAAAGCCTTGAAAGGATATAATTCTATGCTATCTAGGCGATTGGTGTCATGTTTGATCACTGGCAGGGCAAAATGGGAGTCGGTACCTGTATCGCCGTGCCCCGGAAAATGTTTGGCGTTTGCCTGAATACCATTGTCTTGCAGCCCTTTCATATAAGCCACTCCTTTGCGAGCTACTGTTTCGCGGTTTTCGCTAAACGACCGGTAACCAATCACAGGGTTTTTGGGGTTAATGTTTACATCTACCACTGGCGCAAAGTTGATATGAGTACCAAGGCGTTTCATCTGTTGGGCTATTTGTGCCCCCATCTGATAAATAAGCGTATCTTCTTGAATAGCCCCCAGTGTCATTTGAAAAGGAAAACTCATCATATTTTTGAGGCGCATGCCCAGCCCCCATTCGGCATCCATTGCCACCATCAAAGGTGTTTTGGCCTGTTTCTGAAAGTAATTAGTCCAGGTAAGTTGCTTATGAGCATAACCCCGCATAAAAATAACTCCACCAACGTGTTGTTGCCTGATCAGCTTTGCCACACTTACTTTGTGGGTGTCAATGAGCGTGGTATTGGCTGCCACCATAAACAATTGCCCCAAACGCTCTTTAGGGGTAAGCTTGTTAAAAACACTGTCTACCCATTTTTTTTGCATCACATCTACAGGCAGCGTGCGGGTAGTGTGTTTGCCAGCACCATTGCCACAATACCAAAACAGGGGCAAGGCACATATTAGACATAAGGTAGGAAACAGTCGGTTTTTTTTGTTTTTTGACATTGATATAGGTTTCTGAGCTCAAACCCTGCCAGGCTTGAGGGGCTTGTTTGAAAAATCAACTTTAGTAATAAGCAAGATAGCAAGTAATTGTGAATTACATAGTTAGCGAGGTATATAACTCAAAAACTAATCAAGACATTTATGTAAAATAAATGATATGGATTTTATACGAAAAAAGCCTGAAATGAAAGGTTTTATCGTGCTATACAGGTATATTTGTGTTTTATAAGCAAAGAATAATGAAACGTTTATTTGAGGGTAACCACAGATAAGGTTTGCTTTTGACTGAATATACCCTTTGTTAAATCAACAGATTATAGTGGTTTTATGTATGAATAATTGGTGAGTGAGTTGTTGTAATACCTCATTGATTTTCAATGCTAAACAAAGCGTATTTTTATTTGAATTGATTTTTAACTAACAAATTCATAACCCACTGAAAATAAGTATACTATAGATTTGTTGGTTACCTGTGGAACAGGGCGTAGCAGCGGTATCTAAAGACTTGCCCCTGTTTCCACGGTTTTAATCCCCTGTAATTAACTTGAATATTATGCACAAACACGCTAACAACCAGGAGAAAAGCGCAGGTATAAGCAAAAATAATATTATACCAGCCGATGCAAAAACTACCAAGCAAAGCGGTTTACCTCCTATACAAACTAAAGAGGGCAGTAAGCCTCCTATTCAAGCAAAACAACGTCCTATACAACGTAATAAGGGCAATGGAAAAAGTAATGGCAATGCAAACGAAGCTCAGGTAAAAGCCAATGTGAGCTCAATCATGGGAGTCGATGTTACTGGCACTCAGGTAAACTACAACTCTAGTAAGCCTACTCAAATGAAAGCGGAAGCTTATGCCCAAGGCAATACAGTGGAAATAGCTCCAGGCAAAGAGAAACACTTGGGGCACGAGCTTGCCCATATAGGGCAACAGGCTCAAGGAAGAGTAAAGCCAACTGTACAAGCCAACAATGGTGGGGTAAATATTAATGATGACCCCAAGCTAGAAAAAGAAGCAGACGTGATTGGTGATAAGGCGATGCAAATGAAAGGGCAGCAAAACCAACCAATAT is a window encoding:
- a CDS encoding glycoside hydrolase family 3 N-terminal domain-containing protein, translated to MSKNKKNRLFPTLCLICALPLFWYCGNGAGKHTTRTLPVDVMQKKWVDSVFNKLTPKERLGQLFMVAANTTLIDTHKVSVAKLIRQQHVGGVIFMRGYAHKQLTWTNYFQKQAKTPLMVAMDAEWGLGMRLKNMMSFPFQMTLGAIQEDTLIYQMGAQIAQQMKRLGTHINFAPVVDVNINPKNPVIGYRSFSENRETVARKGVAYMKGLQDNGIQANAKHFPGHGDTGTDSHFALPVIKHDTNRLDSIELYPFKALIKHGVKSMMVAHLNLPAYDSAQNRPTTLSKNVVTKLLKEKLGYQGLIFTDALNMKAVTNFYKPGEVDLQALIAGNDVLLAPENVKKAIEVIQKGILQKKISQTAIDQKVKKVLAFKYSLKLNKKPAPLSLKNLYRDLRSPAAKALQRKLYQKALTIVKNKDRLLPFRRLDTLTFASVNIGKSRKTDMEQILNNYASFTHFHINALKARKWNYNVVLNKAKKHKVVIVSIHDLRKHGNRGKYGLNKNAIDFIKQLERHTKVIINVLGTAYSLQHFEKSEYLTCAYEDNKITRSLVPQMLFGAFGVNGRLPVSAGKLLKEGAGVTTQSLKRLAYGIPAEVQMNKDSLRKIDVLLTKAIKKGEMPGCQVIVARKGKVVWHKAYGHQTYARRVKITLESIYDIASITKVAGTLPAIMCLYEKDSLKLDAKVVQYLKELKNTNKDQMTVREVLTHQAGLLPYLPYWKRTLTHTKTLSPTYYRYRKSPAFPLQVAQGIYGKASLEDSLWKWSIDTKLRKKKNDTASYDYTYSDLSFYTLKRLAEHQLKQPIEKHLHQHLYKTLGVSTLGYTPLQRFKPARLVPTEYDRYFRRKIIRGTVHDQGAAMHGGVAGHAGLFSNVNDLAKYLQMHLQKGEYGGIRYFEAATIDTFTRAHFAGNRRGLGWDKKPEKPYSYTPSLFSQASYGHSGFTGCVVWADPKEEVLVVFLSNRIYPSAENKKLIINHTRHKLLDQVFRAIVQKKSN